A window of the Astyanax mexicanus isolate ESR-SI-001 chromosome 22, AstMex3_surface, whole genome shotgun sequence genome harbors these coding sequences:
- the LOC125786934 gene encoding metal cation symporter ZIP14-like gives MSIQQALFFNFLSACCCYLGMAFGILAGNQFSPNWIFALAGGMFLYIALADMFPEMNEVSREEEEAGGSGSFVTFIIQNAGLLTGFSIMLLLTVYSGQIQLG, from the exons ATGAGCATCCAGCAGGCCCTGTTCTTCAACTTCCTCTCAGCCTGCTGCTGCTACCTGGGAATGGCATTCGGAATTCTGGCCGGGAATCAGTTCTCCCCAAACTGGATCTTTGCCCTGGCCGGGGGGATGTTCCTCTACATCGCGCTGGCAGACATG tTCCCGGAGATGAACGAGGTGAGccgggaggaggaagaggccggAGGGAGCGGCTCTTTCGTCACCTTCATCATCCAGAACGCTGGCCTGCTGACGGGATTCAGCATCATGCTGCTCCTGACCGTCTACTCAGGACAGATCCAGCTGGGATAG